A window of Costertonia aggregata contains these coding sequences:
- a CDS encoding C40 family peptidase, which produces MQYGICHLSVVSVRNISNDTGEMTTQLLYGEHFKVLERQKKWSRIRIAFDKAEGWINNHQYLLISETDYENLNTSKSTKITTDLVSFITKEHDILIPLILGSFIPETPCLKHTHEGGCSFGQNDKENIVNTALLYLNAPFLWGGKTPFGIDSSGLTQMSYRTNGYKLSRNASEQAVQGEALSFIEESEAGDLAFFDNPDGIIDHVGIIMKNNYIIHSHGKVRIDRLDHTGIFNTELKNYTHKLRVIKKII; this is translated from the coding sequence ATGCAGTATGGTATTTGCCATTTGAGCGTTGTTTCCGTCAGAAATATTTCGAATGATACGGGTGAAATGACGACCCAACTTCTTTATGGGGAACATTTTAAAGTGTTGGAACGACAAAAAAAATGGAGTAGAATACGCATTGCTTTCGACAAGGCCGAAGGATGGATAAATAATCACCAGTATCTTTTGATCTCGGAAACCGATTATGAAAATCTAAATACTTCAAAATCAACAAAAATCACGACCGATCTGGTATCGTTCATTACTAAGGAACACGATATTTTGATTCCTTTGATTTTAGGCTCGTTCATACCTGAGACCCCTTGTTTAAAGCATACCCATGAAGGCGGATGCTCTTTTGGACAAAATGATAAGGAAAATATAGTGAATACCGCACTCCTTTATCTAAACGCACCTTTCCTATGGGGTGGAAAAACACCCTTTGGGATAGATTCTTCCGGGTTAACGCAAATGTCTTACAGAACCAATGGATATAAATTATCAAGAAATGCCTCTGAACAGGCTGTGCAGGGTGAGGCCTTAAGCTTTATTGAAGAAAGTGAGGCGGGCGATTTGGCTTTTTTTGACAATCCCGACGGTATTATAGACCATGTCGGGATAATCATGAAAAACAACTACATCATCCATTCCCACGGAAAAGTAAGAATTGACCGTTTGGACCATACAGGCATATTCAATACCGAATTAAAAAACTATACGCACAAGCTTAGGGTCATCAAAAAAATCATATAA
- a CDS encoding acetyl-CoA C-acyltransferase, whose amino-acid sequence MKEVVIVSVARTPIGSFMGKLSSIPAPKLGAIAIKGALEKIDLNPEAVQEVLMGNVVQAGTGQAPARQAAIYAGIPDTVPCTTINKVCASGMKTIMQAAQSIALGDTSIVVAGGMENMSLIPHYVHIRNGVKFGATSLVDGMQKDGLVDAYDENAMGVCADACAVEHNFSREDQDNFAIQSYKRSAAAWETGKFDNEVVPVEVPQRRGEPIVVTEDEEFKNVKLEKIPALRAAFTKEGTVTAANASTINDGAAALVLMSMDKAKELDLKPLAVIKSYADAAQEPKWFTTAPAKALPKALEKAGLTIDEIDFFEFNEAFSVVGLANMKLLGLTDTNVNVNGGAVSLGHPLGCSGARIVITLLSVMQQNNGKLGAAAICNGGGGASAIVLETV is encoded by the coding sequence ATGAAAGAGGTTGTTATAGTATCCGTTGCCAGAACTCCCATAGGAAGTTTCATGGGAAAATTATCCAGTATTCCCGCACCAAAACTTGGTGCAATAGCTATTAAAGGGGCTTTGGAAAAAATTGACCTTAATCCGGAGGCTGTCCAAGAAGTGCTAATGGGCAATGTAGTTCAGGCGGGAACAGGACAAGCCCCGGCCAGACAGGCTGCTATTTATGCAGGTATTCCAGATACCGTACCCTGTACGACCATAAATAAAGTATGTGCCTCGGGAATGAAAACCATTATGCAGGCCGCACAGTCCATAGCTCTTGGGGATACTTCAATCGTTGTGGCCGGTGGTATGGAAAACATGAGCCTAATCCCACATTACGTACATATAAGAAACGGGGTGAAATTTGGAGCCACCTCGCTCGTTGACGGTATGCAGAAAGATGGCCTTGTCGATGCTTATGATGAAAATGCCATGGGTGTCTGTGCCGATGCCTGCGCCGTTGAACATAATTTTTCACGTGAAGACCAGGATAATTTTGCCATACAGTCCTACAAACGTTCCGCAGCAGCTTGGGAAACTGGAAAATTTGATAATGAAGTTGTTCCCGTAGAAGTTCCGCAAAGAAGGGGCGAACCCATAGTAGTGACCGAGGACGAGGAGTTTAAAAATGTTAAATTGGAAAAAATACCTGCTTTGCGCGCAGCTTTCACCAAAGAAGGTACGGTTACCGCTGCCAATGCATCTACTATCAACGATGGTGCCGCTGCTTTGGTACTCATGAGCATGGATAAGGCAAAAGAGCTGGACTTAAAGCCATTGGCCGTCATTAAAAGTTATGCCGATGCAGCCCAAGAACCAAAATGGTTTACCACAGCACCTGCAAAAGCACTACCAAAAGCTTTGGAAAAAGCTGGGTTGACTATCGATGAAATCGATTTTTTCGAATTTAACGAAGCATTTTCGGTAGTGGGTTTGGCCAACATGAAACTTTTAGGGTTGACCGACACCAACGTTAATGTAAACGGCGGTGCGGTTTCTTTGGGACATCCCTTAGGATGCTCGGGAGCAAGGATTGTTATAACCTTGCTTAGCGTTATGCAACAAAATAACGGGAAACTAGGTGCTGCCGCTATTTGTAATGGTGGCGGTGGTGCTTCTGCGATTGTTTTGGAAACCGTTTAA
- a CDS encoding tetratricopeptide repeat protein, with product MKTKVLILSAMTFSLVGFAQKSELKTAEKELKNGNNAAAKTALESASPLMSGADAKYKAQYQFLLGEVNYNMAKGGDTSAFDSAISAYNEVVAIEEASGKSKYTADAKQKMQAMTADLVNSAVEDNANKKYKEAAEKLYLSYKLSPKDTNYLYFAASSSVTGGDYEKALDYYNELKEIGYDGSGVVYKAKNVATGEMEEMDKVQRDLMVKSGTYSDPVDEKTPSKTSEIIKNIALIYTQLGQDDKALEAYKDARADDPKDVTLILNEANLYYKLGDKEKFKELMAEATAVSPDNPDLFYNIGVINMEQGNIQEARDAYKKTLEINPGYTNAQLNLSTTYVNEGNALIDEMNELGNSRADIARYDELKQKKDDLFMEGATVLEEALKTNPGNQGILTQLKNIYGAMGDNENFMRIKKLLAE from the coding sequence ATGAAAACTAAAGTTTTAATCCTTTCGGCAATGACTTTTTCGTTGGTGGGATTCGCACAAAAATCCGAATTGAAAACTGCTGAAAAAGAACTCAAAAATGGTAATAATGCCGCAGCCAAAACCGCTTTGGAAAGTGCTTCCCCACTTATGAGCGGTGCTGATGCCAAGTACAAGGCACAATATCAATTTTTATTGGGAGAGGTAAATTATAATATGGCCAAAGGTGGTGATACCAGCGCCTTTGACTCGGCAATTTCTGCCTATAACGAAGTTGTTGCGATTGAAGAAGCATCGGGCAAATCAAAATATACTGCCGATGCCAAACAAAAAATGCAAGCGATGACTGCAGATTTGGTAAACTCGGCCGTGGAAGATAATGCGAACAAAAAATATAAAGAAGCAGCCGAAAAGCTTTATTTGAGTTATAAATTGAGCCCAAAGGACACCAATTATCTATATTTTGCCGCAAGTAGCTCGGTTACTGGGGGTGATTATGAAAAGGCACTTGATTACTACAATGAACTCAAGGAAATAGGTTATGATGGTAGTGGTGTGGTCTACAAAGCAAAGAATGTGGCTACGGGAGAAATGGAAGAAATGGACAAGGTCCAAAGAGACTTGATGGTGAAGTCCGGTACATACTCTGACCCTGTTGACGAGAAAACGCCATCAAAAACATCGGAAATAATCAAAAATATAGCATTGATATACACCCAACTGGGTCAAGACGATAAAGCACTGGAAGCTTATAAGGATGCTAGGGCCGATGACCCAAAGGATGTAACCCTAATTTTGAACGAAGCCAATTTATACTATAAATTAGGCGATAAGGAAAAGTTCAAGGAACTTATGGCAGAAGCAACCGCTGTTTCACCGGACAATCCCGATTTGTTCTACAATATTGGCGTAATCAATATGGAGCAAGGCAATATTCAAGAAGCCCGAGATGCTTACAAGAAGACTTTGGAAATAAACCCAGGGTATACAAACGCTCAATTGAACCTGTCTACGACTTATGTGAACGAGGGCAACGCTCTAATAGATGAAATGAACGAACTTGGTAACTCAAGAGCGGATATTGCACGTTACGATGAGTTGAAACAAAAGAAAGACGATTTGTTTATGGAAGGCGCAACGGTTCTCGAAGAAGCTTTAAAGACCAATCCGGGCAACCAGGGTATTCTAACTCAATTAAAGAATATTTATGGTGCTATGGGGGATAATGAAAACTTCATGAGAATCAAAAAACTGTTGGCAGAATAA
- the gyrA gene encoding DNA gyrase subunit A — translation MAEGEKLIPINIEDEMKSAYIDYSMSVIVSRALPDVRDGLKPVHRRVLYGMYELGVRSTSAHKKSARIVGEVLGKYHPHGDTSVYDSMVRMAQEWSLRYMLVDGQGNFGSVDGDSPAAMRYTEARMRRIADDMLADIDKDTVDHQLNFDDSLEEPTVLPTRVPQLLINGASGIAVGMATNMPPHNLSEVVDGTIAYIDNTEIEIDELITHIKAPDFPTGGIIYGYDGVKEAFHTGRGRVVMRAKASIEEVQGRECIVVKEIPYQVNKADMIKKTADLVNDKKIEGISTIRDESDRKGMRIVYILKRDAIPNIVLNTLYKYTALQSSFSVNNIALVNGRPQLLNLKEIIHYFVEHRHEVVVRRTKFELKKAEDRAHILEGLIIASDNIDEVIKIIRASSNADEARENLMERFKLTEIQAKAIVEMRLRQLTGLEQDKLRSEYDEIIKTIADLKDILEKKDRRMAIIKDELLEVKQKYGDERRSEINFAGGDLSIEDMIPDEQVVITISHAGYIKRTPLTEYKTQNRGGVGQKASSTRNEDFLEHLFVGTNHQYMLFFTQKGKCFWMRVYEIPEGSRTFKGRAIQNLINIESDDKVKAFICTQDLKDEDYVNSHYVIMATKKGTVKKTSLEQYSRPRQNGINAITIREDDELLEAKLTTGTSQIFLGLKSGKAIRFEEGKTRPMGRNASGVRGIRLANDNDEVIGMVSVHNFEDELLVVSENGYGKRSSIDDYRITNRGGKGVKTISITDKTGGLVAIKNVTDSDDLMIINKSGIAIRMSVEDLRVMGRATQGVKLINIKGDDSIAAVAKVMKDEDDIADTDIMDIEVDAEEDGTALDNDSPETKE, via the coding sequence ATGGCTGAAGGAGAAAAATTGATTCCTATTAACATTGAAGACGAGATGAAATCCGCCTACATTGATTATTCGATGTCGGTCATTGTGTCACGTGCCCTGCCCGATGTCAGAGACGGTCTAAAACCGGTGCACAGAAGGGTTTTGTATGGCATGTACGAATTAGGGGTGCGTTCTACCAGTGCACATAAGAAATCTGCACGTATCGTAGGTGAGGTATTGGGTAAATACCACCCGCATGGCGATACTTCGGTCTATGATTCTATGGTGCGAATGGCACAGGAATGGAGCTTGCGGTATATGTTGGTCGATGGTCAGGGTAACTTTGGTTCGGTTGATGGCGATAGCCCTGCCGCCATGCGTTACACTGAGGCGAGAATGCGGCGCATCGCTGATGATATGCTTGCGGACATAGATAAAGATACGGTTGACCATCAATTGAATTTTGACGATTCTTTGGAAGAACCTACGGTCTTACCTACTAGGGTCCCTCAACTATTGATCAACGGCGCATCGGGTATAGCAGTGGGTATGGCGACCAATATGCCGCCACATAACCTTTCCGAAGTTGTTGACGGTACGATTGCATACATTGACAATACAGAAATAGAAATTGACGAACTGATAACCCACATCAAAGCCCCGGATTTTCCGACCGGAGGTATTATTTATGGTTACGACGGGGTCAAAGAAGCGTTCCATACCGGTCGTGGTCGAGTAGTAATGCGGGCCAAGGCCAGTATCGAAGAAGTACAGGGCAGGGAATGTATTGTCGTGAAAGAAATTCCGTACCAGGTCAATAAGGCAGATATGATCAAGAAGACTGCCGATTTGGTCAATGATAAAAAAATAGAAGGCATTTCTACCATTCGCGACGAGTCGGATAGAAAAGGGATGCGTATAGTTTACATATTGAAAAGGGATGCCATTCCCAATATTGTTTTAAATACGTTATACAAATACACTGCTTTACAATCCTCTTTCAGCGTAAACAATATTGCATTGGTCAACGGAAGACCCCAATTATTGAACCTAAAGGAAATCATTCATTATTTTGTTGAGCATAGGCATGAAGTTGTCGTAAGGCGTACAAAGTTTGAGCTCAAAAAGGCCGAGGACAGAGCTCATATTTTGGAAGGTCTCATTATTGCCTCGGACAATATTGATGAGGTCATAAAAATAATACGTGCCTCTTCAAATGCCGATGAGGCCAGGGAGAATTTGATGGAACGCTTTAAGCTTACCGAAATCCAGGCCAAGGCCATAGTTGAAATGCGATTGCGCCAACTCACCGGTCTTGAACAGGATAAGCTTAGGTCCGAGTACGATGAAATTATCAAGACTATCGCCGATTTAAAGGACATTCTTGAAAAGAAAGACCGTAGAATGGCCATCATCAAAGACGAATTACTTGAAGTCAAGCAAAAATATGGTGATGAAAGACGCTCGGAAATCAATTTTGCCGGTGGGGATTTAAGTATAGAAGATATGATTCCCGATGAGCAGGTGGTCATTACCATATCCCATGCAGGATATATCAAAAGAACACCGCTTACCGAATATAAGACCCAAAATAGGGGAGGAGTAGGCCAAAAAGCATCTTCAACAAGAAATGAAGACTTTTTGGAGCACCTCTTCGTGGGAACCAACCACCAGTACATGCTGTTCTTTACCCAAAAAGGAAAATGCTTTTGGATGCGGGTATATGAAATTCCGGAAGGTAGCAGAACCTTCAAAGGTAGGGCCATACAAAACCTAATCAATATAGAAAGTGATGATAAGGTAAAAGCTTTCATATGTACCCAAGATTTAAAGGACGAGGATTATGTGAACAGCCATTACGTAATTATGGCGACCAAAAAGGGTACGGTCAAGAAAACTTCATTGGAACAATATTCGCGACCAAGGCAAAACGGTATAAACGCTATAACCATTCGGGAGGACGATGAATTGCTAGAAGCGAAACTGACTACGGGCACAAGCCAAATTTTCCTAGGTTTAAAATCCGGTAAGGCCATTAGGTTTGAAGAGGGGAAAACCCGACCTATGGGAAGAAACGCTTCGGGGGTCAGGGGAATTCGATTAGCGAACGACAATGATGAGGTCATAGGCATGGTTTCAGTGCATAATTTTGAGGATGAGTTATTGGTCGTGTCCGAAAACGGTTATGGCAAACGTTCCAGTATTGATGATTATAGAATTACGAATAGAGGAGGTAAGGGGGTAAAGACCATTTCCATCACCGATAAAACAGGTGGCCTTGTTGCCATTAAAAACGTTACCGATTCCGATGATTTGATGATCATCAACAAATCGGGCATCGCTATCAGAATGAGCGTTGAAGACCTTCGTGTAATGGGCAGGGCAACCCAGGGCGTTAAGCTCATTAACATCAAAGGTGACGATTCTATAGCCGCGGTCGCAAAAGTAATGAAAGATGAAGATGATATTGCAGATACCGACATTATGGATATCGAGGTCGATGCCGAAGAAGATGGCACGGCTCTTGATAATGATAGCCCGGAAACAAAAGAATAA
- a CDS encoding HD family phosphohydrolase, with product MRNFLDKLYKNQSLIYKYVLYFLSIFLIVFFLPKGGKFKYEFQKGKPWQYENLYAPFDFSIKKSDSEITQEKNEIKEKQLSYYRYDENVKEEVYDLFEQNFSSYFEQSNFNQNQLKQLKSVGESILDDIYAQGVLRKGNRNMDTKDIYLVSDNEAKRLSVDSFLKLDDIERLITLKLSAKRLDAYRSVYEELILDAIKPNVFLDENLSRKELESELSKISYTRGNVDEGKLIVAKGEVVESENLKILESLKAEYESELWTANNYYFILFGYTVLVALVLMMLLLFLKKYRRAIFDNNTKVTFIFFNILQMVFVTTLIVKYNEAYIFVVPLCILPLILKTFFDARLGLFVHVLTVLILGFVVPNSFEYIFLQIIAGIVTILTVSELYKRANLFISVGQITLIYIVGYLAFHIIHEGNLDNIVWLAFGFFLLNGMITLFAQPLIYVYEKMFGLVSDVSLLELSDTNSKLLKELSNKAPGTFHHSLQVANLAEAAANEIGANAMLTRVGALYHDIGKMNNPTYFTENQISNVNPHNDLEPNTSAKIIIDHVIEGIEIARKNNLPDRIIDFIRTHHGTNLVYYFYKKQSEREEGAKEENFKYPGPIPFSKETAILMMADSVEAASKSLKNPTFLIIDEFVDKIIGGQMQANQFLNANITFKEIEIIKKVLKQKLTNIYHLRIEYPE from the coding sequence ATGCGAAATTTTTTGGATAAGCTTTATAAAAATCAGTCTCTGATATATAAGTACGTCCTTTACTTTTTATCCATATTCCTTATTGTTTTCTTTCTTCCCAAGGGCGGGAAATTCAAGTATGAGTTCCAAAAAGGTAAACCCTGGCAGTATGAAAACCTGTATGCTCCGTTCGATTTTTCCATAAAAAAGAGCGATTCGGAAATCACTCAGGAAAAGAATGAAATCAAGGAAAAACAGCTGAGTTACTATAGGTATGACGAGAACGTAAAGGAAGAAGTATACGACCTATTTGAACAAAACTTTTCATCATATTTTGAACAATCAAACTTTAATCAAAATCAACTCAAACAGTTAAAATCCGTAGGCGAATCTATTCTCGATGATATTTATGCACAAGGTGTCTTGCGAAAAGGTAACCGAAATATGGACACCAAGGATATTTATTTGGTGTCGGACAATGAGGCCAAAAGACTCTCTGTGGATAGTTTTCTCAAGTTGGATGATATTGAAAGGTTGATTACCTTGAAGCTAAGCGCAAAAAGATTGGATGCTTATAGGTCTGTTTACGAGGAACTCATCCTTGACGCAATTAAGCCCAATGTTTTTTTGGATGAAAACCTTTCTAGAAAAGAATTGGAATCCGAACTTTCAAAAATATCCTACACAAGGGGTAATGTAGATGAAGGCAAGCTTATTGTCGCCAAGGGCGAAGTAGTGGAGTCTGAAAATTTAAAAATTCTGGAATCCTTAAAGGCCGAATACGAATCTGAACTATGGACGGCAAACAACTATTATTTTATACTTTTTGGTTACACGGTACTTGTAGCTTTGGTGTTGATGATGCTCTTGTTGTTTTTGAAAAAATACCGGAGAGCAATTTTTGATAACAATACGAAAGTTACCTTCATTTTTTTCAATATCCTGCAAATGGTATTTGTGACCACCTTGATCGTAAAATACAACGAAGCCTATATTTTTGTTGTACCGTTATGTATTCTTCCTTTGATTTTAAAGACATTTTTTGATGCTAGATTGGGGCTTTTTGTGCACGTATTAACTGTACTTATATTAGGTTTTGTGGTACCTAACAGCTTTGAGTACATTTTCTTGCAGATTATTGCGGGTATCGTTACAATTTTGACCGTATCGGAATTATACAAAAGAGCCAATCTTTTTATATCGGTAGGTCAGATTACCTTGATATACATAGTTGGTTATTTGGCCTTTCACATTATTCACGAAGGCAATCTAGATAATATAGTGTGGCTGGCCTTTGGTTTTTTTTTATTGAACGGTATGATAACCTTGTTTGCACAACCTCTAATTTATGTTTATGAAAAAATGTTCGGGCTTGTATCCGATGTGTCGCTGTTGGAACTTTCGGATACCAACTCCAAACTCTTAAAAGAACTATCAAACAAAGCCCCGGGAACATTTCATCATTCGTTACAGGTGGCCAATCTAGCCGAAGCAGCTGCCAATGAGATAGGGGCCAATGCCATGCTGACCAGGGTCGGTGCTTTGTACCACGATATCGGTAAAATGAACAATCCTACTTATTTTACCGAAAACCAAATCAGTAATGTCAACCCACATAATGACCTGGAACCAAATACCAGTGCTAAAATCATAATAGATCATGTTATCGAGGGTATTGAAATAGCTCGTAAAAACAATTTGCCCGACAGAATAATCGATTTTATACGCACCCACCACGGTACCAATCTGGTCTATTACTTTTACAAAAAACAGTCAGAACGCGAAGAAGGTGCAAAAGAGGAAAATTTTAAATACCCCGGACCAATACCATTTTCCAAAGAGACCGCAATATTAATGATGGCCGATTCGGTCGAGGCGGCTTCCAAAAGC